Proteins from a genomic interval of Verrucomicrobiia bacterium:
- the guaA gene encoding glutamine-hydrolyzing GMP synthase — protein sequence MNEQIVILDFGSQYTQVIARRVRECNVYSTILRHDTPAAAIAKLAPKGLILSGGPASVYAADAPLPDRNLFGLGVPVLGICYGVQLLAQFLGGHVEKGQKREYGKGTLTVTDTDCALFAGLPRTLQVWNSHGDKLTRLPRDFVVVGTTDNSDYAAIEHPKRRIFGIQFHPEVAHTPRGREVLSNFVHKICGCGRHWTMRHYLDQAVEEIRAQVGGERVLLGLSGGVDSSVAAALLHRAIGRQLTCIFVNNGLLRAREAGVVREVFGRNFKIRLQYEDASALFLRKLRGVTDPERKRKIIGRTFIEVFEAATRRAGKARFLAQGTLYPDVIESVPIAGNPSAMIKSHHNVGGLPRRMRFALVEPLRCLFKDEVRQLGLELGLPKEIVQRQPFPGPGLAVRCLGNLTAPKLRILRAADAIVVEEMKTAGLYYRTWQTFAVLLPVRSVGVQGDERTYDYTVVIRAVESQDGMTADWVRLPYDLLERVSLRITNEVRGVNRVVLDLTSKPPGTIEWE from the coding sequence ATGAATGAGCAGATTGTCATCCTGGATTTCGGCTCGCAGTACACCCAGGTGATCGCCCGGCGCGTCCGTGAGTGCAACGTGTACTCCACCATCCTGCGCCACGACACCCCCGCCGCCGCGATCGCGAAGCTGGCCCCGAAGGGGTTGATTCTCTCCGGGGGCCCGGCTTCGGTGTATGCCGCCGACGCCCCGCTCCCCGACCGCAATCTCTTCGGCCTGGGCGTACCCGTGCTGGGCATCTGCTACGGCGTGCAGTTGCTCGCACAGTTCCTTGGCGGTCATGTGGAGAAGGGGCAGAAGCGCGAGTATGGCAAGGGCACGCTGACCGTCACGGACACCGACTGCGCGCTGTTTGCCGGGCTGCCCCGAACCCTCCAGGTCTGGAACAGCCATGGGGACAAGCTCACCCGGCTGCCGCGCGACTTTGTGGTCGTCGGCACCACCGACAACTCCGATTACGCCGCGATTGAGCATCCGAAGCGGCGGATCTTCGGCATCCAGTTCCACCCCGAAGTCGCCCATACCCCCCGCGGCCGGGAGGTGCTGTCCAACTTCGTGCACAAGATCTGTGGCTGCGGACGCCACTGGACGATGCGCCACTACCTGGATCAGGCCGTGGAGGAGATCCGCGCGCAGGTCGGCGGTGAGCGGGTGCTGCTGGGTCTCTCGGGCGGTGTGGATTCCAGCGTGGCCGCCGCACTGCTGCACCGGGCGATCGGCAGGCAACTGACCTGCATCTTCGTGAACAACGGGCTGTTGCGCGCACGGGAGGCCGGGGTGGTGCGGGAGGTGTTTGGACGCAATTTCAAGATCCGGCTGCAGTACGAGGACGCCTCGGCCCTGTTTCTGCGCAAGCTCCGGGGGGTCACCGACCCGGAGCGGAAGCGCAAGATCATCGGGCGCACCTTTATCGAGGTTTTTGAGGCGGCCACCCGGCGGGCCGGCAAGGCGCGATTCCTCGCGCAGGGGACGCTCTATCCCGACGTGATCGAGTCGGTGCCCATTGCGGGCAACCCGTCGGCGATGATCAAATCACACCACAATGTCGGCGGCCTGCCCCGGCGGATGCGCTTTGCCCTTGTGGAGCCGTTGCGGTGCCTGTTCAAGGACGAGGTCCGGCAGCTCGGCCTCGAGCTGGGATTGCCAAAGGAAATCGTGCAGCGCCAGCCCTTTCCGGGCCCCGGGCTGGCGGTGCGCTGCCTCGGCAACCTGACCGCCCCCAAGCTGCGAATTCTGCGCGCGGCAGACGCCATTGTGGTCGAGGAAATGAAGACCGCCGGCCTGTACTACCGCACGTGGCAGACGTTTGCGGTGCTGCTCCCCGTGCGCAGCGTCGGGGTGCAGGGGGACGAGCGAACCTACGACTACACGGTCGTCATCCGGGCCGTGGAATCCCAGGACGGCATGACGGCCGACTGGGTGCGGCTGCCCTATGATCTGCTGGAGCGGGTCTCCCTGCGCATCACCAACGAGGTGCGCGGGGTCAACCGGGTGGTGCTGGACCTCACCAGCAAGCCGCCCGGCACGATCGAATGGGAATGA
- the hflX gene encoding GTPase HflX, translated as MTVKALLDTAGRRTDRAFLIGVELKSRSSWDVRDSLDELAELARTAGAQVIGEGTQRLDAPHPATYIGAGKATEFSEQCRALAADTVLFDDELTPAQARNLEEIFGTKVLDRTGLILDIFAQRARTREGKLQVELAQLQYILPRLTRFWTHLSRQRGSTGSIGGEGESQLESDRRKTKERMEKLSGELVEVRRQRATQRAGRQRHQWPLASIVGYTNAGKSTLLNRLTGATVTAEDKLFATLDPTTRRLRLPTNQNVLLSDTVGFIRKLPHGLVESFKATLEEVVEAELLLHVVDAGHPHAGEQIRAVNAVLEEIGAANKPTLMVFNKVDHPAAAEGASRLMPQFHHAVAVSARSGAGIPDLQAQLGVMLRPVRATMRLSIPHDAAALIARLHAVGQVLERRYDGDRAWFRAQIPPYVAHEFAHYQVPEKAARPVGRKQRRTAPPSKKGSRNPSGEAARRR; from the coding sequence ATGACCGTGAAGGCACTGCTCGACACTGCCGGGCGACGGACCGACCGGGCGTTCCTCATCGGCGTGGAGCTGAAAAGCCGCTCGTCGTGGGATGTCAGGGACTCGCTGGATGAGCTCGCCGAGCTGGCGCGTACCGCGGGGGCCCAGGTCATCGGCGAGGGCACCCAGCGTCTCGATGCCCCCCATCCGGCCACCTACATCGGCGCGGGGAAGGCCACCGAGTTCTCGGAGCAGTGCCGCGCGCTGGCGGCGGACACCGTGCTCTTCGACGACGAGCTCACCCCGGCGCAGGCCCGCAATCTCGAGGAGATCTTCGGCACCAAGGTGCTCGACCGGACCGGCCTCATTCTGGACATCTTCGCGCAGCGGGCCCGCACCCGTGAGGGCAAGTTGCAGGTGGAGCTGGCCCAACTGCAGTACATTCTGCCGCGGCTGACCCGGTTCTGGACCCACCTTTCCCGCCAGCGCGGCAGCACGGGGTCCATCGGCGGTGAGGGCGAGTCGCAGTTGGAGTCCGACCGGCGCAAGACCAAGGAGCGGATGGAAAAGCTGTCCGGAGAGCTCGTGGAGGTGCGTCGGCAACGCGCCACCCAGCGGGCCGGACGCCAGAGGCATCAATGGCCGCTGGCCTCCATCGTCGGCTACACCAACGCCGGCAAGTCCACCCTGCTCAACCGCCTTACCGGCGCCACCGTGACCGCCGAGGACAAACTCTTCGCCACGCTGGATCCCACCACGCGGCGGTTGCGCCTGCCCACGAACCAGAACGTGCTCCTTTCCGACACCGTCGGATTCATCCGCAAACTCCCCCACGGACTCGTCGAGTCCTTCAAGGCGACGCTTGAGGAAGTCGTCGAGGCCGAGCTGCTGCTGCATGTGGTGGACGCCGGACACCCCCACGCCGGGGAACAGATTCGCGCGGTGAACGCCGTGCTGGAGGAGATCGGCGCCGCCAACAAGCCCACGTTGATGGTGTTCAACAAGGTGGATCACCCTGCCGCCGCCGAAGGGGCGTCCCGGTTGATGCCGCAGTTCCATCATGCCGTCGCGGTGTCGGCCCGCTCCGGCGCCGGCATTCCGGACCTGCAGGCCCAGCTCGGTGTCATGCTGCGTCCGGTTCGCGCCACCATGCGTCTCTCGATTCCTCACGATGCCGCCGCCCTGATCGCCCGGCTGCACGCGGTCGGACAGGTCCTGGAGCGGCGCTACGACGGCGACCGGGCCTGGTTCCGCGCCCAGATTCCGCCCTACGTGGCCCATGAATTTGCGCACTACCAGGTCCCGGAAAAAGCCGCGCGGCCGGTGGGGCGCAAGCAACGGCGAACGGCCCCGCCGTCGAAGAAAGGGTCCCGGAATCCCTCCGGCGAAGCGGCACGCCGCCGTTGA
- a CDS encoding DUF1501 domain-containing protein: MHDQPPPLTRRQMLRQCGGGFGHLALLALLGATRSKAALPSPPPLFRPRAKRIIFLFMHGGPSHVDTFDWKPGLVRDSGKPLPFAKPRIQFAQTSNLRRSPWEFRAYGDCGAMVSDLFPEVGACADDLCFLKSVHGTNEAHGGALLKLHTGSDTFVRPSMGSWISYGLGTENANLPAFITINPTLGHGGVGNWSSAFLPAIHQGTRLGGGVPVERATVSYLHDPANNPALQRAQLDFLGDVNREHLERSGPDPVLEARIESFELAFRMQTEAPAILSLDGESAATRRLYGLDEPRTASFARQCLLARRLSERGVRFVQATHGYWDQHEDLTRDHGRLAAEVDRPIAGLLRDLRSRGLLEETLVLWGGEFGRTPTLQGRDGRDHHPHAFTMWMAGGGVRAGFSYGITDEYGFYCLDEKVHIHDLHATLLALLGLDHEQLTYRHAGRDFRLTDVHGDVVRAVMA; this comes from the coding sequence ATGCACGACCAGCCACCGCCCCTCACCCGGAGACAGATGTTGCGCCAGTGCGGCGGCGGCTTCGGTCATCTCGCCTTGCTTGCACTCCTCGGGGCCACCCGGTCAAAGGCCGCCCTGCCCTCGCCGCCGCCCCTGTTCCGGCCGAGGGCCAAACGCATCATCTTCCTGTTCATGCACGGGGGGCCGTCGCATGTGGACACCTTTGATTGGAAGCCGGGTTTGGTGCGGGACTCCGGCAAACCGCTCCCGTTTGCAAAGCCGCGAATTCAATTCGCACAGACCTCCAATCTGCGGCGTTCCCCCTGGGAGTTCCGGGCCTATGGCGACTGCGGAGCCATGGTCAGCGACCTGTTCCCGGAGGTGGGAGCCTGCGCAGACGACCTGTGTTTTCTCAAATCGGTGCACGGGACCAACGAGGCCCACGGTGGCGCCCTCCTGAAGCTGCACACCGGGTCCGACACCTTCGTGCGCCCGAGCATGGGCTCCTGGATTTCATACGGACTCGGCACCGAGAACGCCAACCTGCCCGCCTTCATCACCATCAATCCGACCCTCGGCCACGGAGGCGTCGGCAACTGGTCCAGCGCCTTCCTGCCAGCCATCCACCAGGGCACGCGGCTCGGAGGAGGCGTCCCGGTGGAGCGGGCGACGGTGTCGTACCTCCACGACCCTGCGAACAACCCGGCGCTGCAACGGGCCCAGCTCGACTTCCTCGGGGACGTGAACCGCGAGCACCTCGAACGGTCGGGTCCGGACCCTGTGCTGGAGGCACGCATCGAGTCGTTTGAGCTCGCCTTCCGGATGCAGACCGAGGCGCCGGCCATCCTGAGCCTTGATGGCGAGTCCGCCGCCACGCGGCGGTTGTATGGACTGGACGAACCGCGGACCGCCTCGTTTGCCCGCCAATGCCTGCTGGCGCGCCGGCTCAGCGAGCGCGGAGTGCGGTTCGTCCAGGCGACTCATGGCTACTGGGACCAGCACGAGGACCTCACCAGGGATCATGGTCGCCTCGCGGCGGAGGTGGATCGGCCGATCGCCGGCCTGTTGCGCGACCTGAGATCCCGGGGCCTGCTCGAGGAAACCCTGGTGCTGTGGGGCGGGGAGTTCGGGCGAACCCCCACGCTCCAGGGCCGCGACGGACGGGATCATCATCCGCATGCCTTCACCATGTGGATGGCGGGTGGCGGGGTCCGTGCCGGATTCAGCTACGGCATCACCGACGAATACGGTTTCTACTGCCTCGACGAGAAGGTGCACATCCACGATCTGCATGCGACGCTCCTGGCCCTTCTGGGACTCGACCACGAACAGCTCACCTACCGCCACGCCGGACGTGACTTCCGGTTGACGGACGTCCACGGCGACGTGGTTCGCGCCGTCATGGCGTAG
- a CDS encoding DUF1553 domain-containing protein — protein MIHFQKWLGMLSGAAMVGAVAIADAGAPGHWAFQPMGNPVPPASGAAACEDASAVDAFLRTPTSASPPPARAMADRRLLIRRLSFGLLGLPPTPEAVEAFVTDPDPAAFARLVERYLASPQYGERWGRWWLDIARYADTNGQDENKVMANAWRYRDWVIRSFNANQPLDRFITEQLAGDLLPTEDAVESEVFDRWIATGFLVLGPKMLAEQDKPKLVLDVVDEQVDVVGRAFLGLTVSCARCHDHKYDPIPARDYHALAGIFRSTRTLENLEFVSKFNERVVATQEEREAAEVHARALAAAGASWTNALRRAGATLQGCWREELALALADPRPVVRPAPSPLLERLATLQAADASGHPAVRHLQSLAADPGGPAAALEALEADATLDGGLRLAPGRVGRGFHASGRNGFEVPHEARLDPEHLTLETWVRAPDFPDGGDTRRWLVNKNGNEWEEGHYALVLDRNRPGAYLNIGGGRDRVAAVWSEGPVLEPDRWHHVAFTYDGAVLRLFVDGASAGETRVDLQRTAGNKPLAFGRRQDGYIAFRGVLDGIRLYDRALAPDAMAAAAADPGASPAPGRVATWDFDDMSDAELRVADRGALRDAVFGPDGLLAPPADPRPWLSAPDREVLDRIAAERDRLKASAPPPPARALAVSEDTPTDLPIFARGNHLTPGAEPVSRGFLQVVHRPGAAAPPPDRSGRLELARWLTDPEHPLTARVLANRVWQAHFGEGLVPSSDNFGRRGDVPEHPGLLDWLAREWIRSGWDLKHLHRLIVNSATWRQAPARGTPAGAAGPASGFPRQRLEAEMVRDALLAVSGRLDLTMGGTLVSWVNDAYVPADTVSETALRRTVYLPVVRDRVYDVLTLFDFANPSVGTARRTATVVASQALFFMNSPLVRDCARGLADQLVASGAADEASVREAYLRLYARPPSPGEVARALHFLKEAAQWTGPGPDPSAAWAALCQSLMAANEFLHFD, from the coding sequence ATGATCCACTTCCAAAAATGGCTGGGCATGCTGTCCGGCGCGGCGATGGTCGGTGCGGTCGCGATCGCCGACGCCGGCGCGCCGGGTCACTGGGCCTTTCAGCCCATGGGAAATCCGGTGCCCCCGGCATCCGGAGCGGCCGCCTGTGAAGACGCATCGGCGGTGGATGCATTTCTGCGGACGCCGACGTCCGCATCCCCGCCCCCGGCCCGGGCCATGGCCGACCGTCGCCTGCTGATCCGAAGGCTCAGCTTCGGACTGCTCGGACTGCCCCCGACCCCGGAGGCGGTGGAGGCCTTCGTCACGGACCCGGATCCCGCCGCATTCGCGCGCCTGGTGGAGCGCTATCTGGCGTCGCCGCAGTACGGCGAGCGCTGGGGCCGCTGGTGGCTCGACATCGCCCGGTATGCCGACACGAACGGCCAGGACGAAAACAAGGTGATGGCCAACGCGTGGCGGTACCGGGACTGGGTGATTCGCTCCTTCAATGCGAACCAGCCGCTGGACCGGTTCATCACCGAGCAGCTCGCCGGGGACCTGCTGCCCACCGAGGACGCCGTCGAGTCCGAGGTCTTTGACCGCTGGATTGCCACCGGCTTCCTGGTCCTCGGGCCGAAGATGCTGGCGGAGCAGGACAAGCCGAAGCTCGTGCTGGATGTCGTGGACGAGCAGGTGGATGTGGTGGGCCGCGCCTTCCTCGGGCTCACCGTGAGCTGCGCCCGGTGCCACGATCACAAGTACGATCCGATTCCGGCCCGCGATTATCACGCGCTGGCAGGGATTTTCCGGAGCACCCGGACGCTGGAGAACCTGGAGTTCGTTTCCAAGTTCAACGAGCGGGTGGTCGCCACCCAAGAGGAGCGTGAAGCGGCGGAGGTCCATGCCCGGGCGCTGGCCGCAGCGGGCGCATCATGGACCAATGCCCTCCGGCGCGCGGGCGCCACGCTGCAGGGGTGCTGGCGTGAGGAACTGGCGCTGGCGCTCGCGGACCCCCGGCCGGTGGTCCGGCCGGCGCCCTCGCCACTGTTGGAACGGCTTGCGACCCTTCAGGCGGCGGACGCTTCCGGTCACCCGGCGGTCCGGCACCTGCAGTCGCTGGCTGCCGATCCCGGCGGCCCCGCGGCAGCGCTGGAGGCGCTGGAGGCGGATGCAACCCTGGACGGCGGCCTGCGGCTGGCGCCGGGGCGTGTTGGCCGCGGATTTCACGCGTCCGGTCGCAATGGATTCGAGGTTCCCCATGAGGCGCGGCTGGATCCCGAGCACCTCACGCTGGAGACGTGGGTGCGGGCCCCGGACTTTCCGGACGGGGGCGACACCCGCCGCTGGTTGGTCAACAAGAATGGAAACGAGTGGGAGGAGGGACACTACGCCCTGGTGCTCGACCGCAACCGGCCGGGAGCCTACCTGAACATTGGCGGCGGGCGCGACCGCGTGGCCGCCGTCTGGAGTGAGGGACCCGTCCTCGAGCCCGACCGCTGGCACCACGTGGCATTCACCTATGACGGCGCCGTGCTCCGGCTGTTCGTGGACGGCGCTTCCGCGGGAGAAACCCGGGTGGATCTTCAGAGGACTGCGGGAAACAAGCCGCTGGCGTTTGGCAGGCGCCAGGACGGCTACATCGCGTTTCGCGGGGTGCTGGATGGCATCCGCCTGTACGACCGGGCGTTGGCGCCGGACGCCATGGCTGCCGCCGCGGCGGACCCCGGGGCGTCACCCGCACCCGGACGGGTGGCGACCTGGGATTTCGACGACATGTCCGATGCCGAACTGCGGGTTGCCGATCGTGGGGCGCTGCGGGACGCCGTGTTTGGTCCGGACGGCCTGCTCGCGCCGCCGGCAGATCCCCGGCCATGGCTGTCCGCGCCCGACCGGGAGGTGTTGGACCGGATCGCCGCGGAGCGCGACCGCCTGAAGGCTTCGGCACCGCCGCCTCCGGCGCGCGCCCTGGCGGTGTCGGAGGACACGCCCACGGATCTCCCGATCTTCGCCCGTGGCAATCACCTGACCCCCGGAGCGGAGCCGGTCTCCCGTGGGTTCCTGCAGGTGGTCCACCGCCCGGGTGCGGCAGCCCCGCCTCCGGACCGGAGCGGGCGCCTGGAACTCGCGCGCTGGTTGACCGACCCGGAGCATCCCCTGACCGCGCGCGTCCTGGCGAACCGGGTATGGCAGGCCCATTTCGGCGAGGGCCTCGTGCCGAGCTCTGACAACTTTGGCCGCCGCGGCGACGTCCCGGAGCATCCCGGGCTGCTGGACTGGCTGGCACGCGAATGGATCCGGTCAGGATGGGATTTGAAGCACCTCCACCGATTGATCGTGAACAGCGCCACCTGGCGTCAGGCCCCGGCGCGGGGGACACCCGCCGGCGCGGCGGGTCCGGCATCCGGATTTCCGCGGCAGCGGCTTGAAGCGGAGATGGTGCGGGACGCCCTGCTCGCGGTGTCCGGGCGCCTCGACCTGACGATGGGGGGCACTCTGGTTTCGTGGGTCAACGACGCGTACGTGCCCGCCGACACCGTGTCGGAGACGGCCCTGCGGCGGACGGTGTACCTGCCGGTCGTCCGCGACCGGGTGTACGACGTGCTCACCCTGTTTGACTTCGCGAATCCGAGTGTCGGCACGGCCCGCCGGACGGCAACCGTGGTCGCCAGCCAGGCGCTGTTTTTCATGAACAGCCCGCTGGTCCGTGATTGCGCCCGGGGACTGGCGGATCAGCTGGTCGCCAGCGGGGCGGCGGACGAGGCCAGCGTGCGCGAGGCGTACCTGCGGCTCTACGCGCGGCCCCCCTCGCCGGGTGAGGTGGCCCGGGCACTGCACTTCCTCAAGGAGGCCGCCCAGTGGACGGGCCCGGGGCCGGACCCTTCGGCAGCTTGGGCGGCGCTGTGCCAGTCGCTGATGGCGGCCAATGAATTCCTGCACTTCGATTGA
- a CDS encoding DUF1269 domain-containing protein: MSQLIAVAYPNLHKAQEVRIALLKLQKEHLIDLEDAVVVTKDARGKIQLHQAVNLTAAGAVSGGFWGTLIGLIFLNPIFGAAVGASFGAISGALTDVGVDDKMMKELAAKLDPGTSALFVLVRSVTADKVLPEIQPFGGTILQSSLSHEDEARLQAALNPGN; this comes from the coding sequence ATGTCCCAGCTCATCGCCGTCGCCTATCCCAATCTTCACAAGGCCCAGGAGGTCCGCATCGCCCTCCTCAAGTTGCAGAAGGAGCATCTCATTGACCTCGAGGATGCCGTTGTCGTCACCAAGGACGCCCGGGGGAAGATCCAGCTGCATCAAGCCGTCAATCTCACCGCCGCCGGAGCGGTTTCCGGGGGGTTCTGGGGCACGCTGATCGGCCTCATCTTTCTCAATCCCATCTTCGGCGCGGCCGTCGGTGCTTCCTTCGGGGCGATCTCCGGGGCCCTCACCGATGTGGGCGTAGACGACAAGATGATGAAGGAGCTCGCCGCGAAGCTCGATCCCGGCACCTCCGCGTTGTTCGTGCTCGTGCGGTCGGTGACTGCGGACAAGGTGCTTCCCGAAATCCAGCCGTTCGGCGGCACGATCCTTCAATCCTCGCTGAGCCACGAGGACGAGGCCCGGTTGCAGGCGGCGCTCAATCCGGGGAACTAG
- a CDS encoding aminopeptidase P N-terminal domain-containing protein → MRHAPIDSGLFVANRRRLADLLPQRSLALVNANDILPTNADGTLRAVPNSDLFYLTGVSQEETVLALFPDHEDERLREVLFLRETNEHIATWEGHRLSAEEARERTGIQRIEWLSQLPSLLHRLMCDADQVWLNANEHPRAELVVETREARFVRRLRERYPLHQYRRLARLLHALRAVKSPAEVALLQRACDLTRRGFERVCRRVRPGMNEMEVEAEFAHEFIRAGGGFAYPPIIASGASACILHYLDNHRPCADGDLLLLDVGASYANYNADMTRTIPVNGRFTRRQKQVYNAVLRVLRSQSEGLVPGRRLRDWQEASEEAIARECVDLGLLKPRDLKVRSEDPAKRPAKKYYMHGCGHPLGLDVHDVSIPGQPIQEGWVMTVEPAIYIREEGLAVRLENDVLVRKGGNVDLMAGIPIETGDVEALMRRRKPR, encoded by the coding sequence ATGCGCCACGCCCCGATTGATTCCGGATTGTTCGTCGCCAACCGGCGACGGCTTGCCGACCTGCTGCCGCAACGCTCGCTCGCGCTGGTCAACGCCAACGACATCCTGCCGACCAATGCCGATGGCACCCTGCGCGCCGTGCCCAATTCGGATCTCTTCTACCTCACCGGGGTGTCGCAGGAGGAGACCGTGCTGGCCCTGTTTCCCGATCACGAGGACGAACGCCTTCGGGAGGTGCTCTTCCTCCGGGAGACCAATGAGCACATCGCCACCTGGGAGGGGCATCGGCTTTCCGCGGAGGAAGCCCGGGAGCGCACCGGAATCCAGCGCATCGAGTGGTTGTCGCAATTGCCGTCCCTGCTGCACCGGCTGATGTGCGATGCGGATCAGGTGTGGCTCAACGCCAACGAACATCCGCGCGCCGAACTGGTCGTCGAAACCCGCGAGGCCCGGTTTGTGCGGCGGTTGCGCGAACGGTATCCGCTCCACCAGTACCGCCGCCTCGCCCGGCTCCTGCACGCCCTGCGGGCGGTCAAATCCCCGGCGGAGGTGGCCCTGCTGCAGCGGGCCTGCGACCTGACCCGACGCGGTTTCGAACGGGTCTGCCGCCGGGTGCGGCCCGGGATGAACGAAATGGAGGTGGAGGCGGAGTTTGCCCACGAATTCATCCGCGCCGGCGGCGGCTTCGCCTACCCGCCGATCATCGCCTCCGGCGCGAGTGCCTGCATCCTCCACTACCTCGACAACCACCGCCCATGCGCCGACGGCGACCTGCTGCTGCTCGACGTCGGGGCGTCGTATGCCAACTACAACGCCGACATGACGCGGACCATTCCGGTCAACGGCCGCTTCACCCGCCGGCAGAAGCAGGTGTACAACGCCGTGCTGCGCGTGCTGCGTTCCCAGAGCGAGGGCCTCGTTCCCGGTCGGCGTCTTCGGGACTGGCAGGAGGCCTCGGAGGAGGCGATCGCCCGCGAATGCGTGGACCTCGGGCTGCTGAAGCCCCGCGACCTGAAGGTCCGGTCCGAGGACCCGGCGAAGCGGCCCGCAAAAAAGTATTATATGCACGGATGCGGGCATCCACTGGGCCTCGATGTGCACGACGTCAGCATTCCGGGACAGCCCATCCAGGAAGGCTGGGTGATGACCGTGGAACCGGCGATCTACATCCGCGAGGAGGGCCTTGCGGTCCGGCTGGAGAATGACGTGCTCGTCCGCAAAGGCGGCAACGTGGACCTGATGGCCGGGATCCCGATCGAGACGGGCGACGTCGAGGCCCTGATGCGGCGGCGGAAGCCGCGGTAG